From a single Nostoc sp. MS1 genomic region:
- a CDS encoding phytochelatin synthase family protein — protein sequence MKKFITGTIIGLLLSSSQVLAQTLTLSPNLIGFNSPEGENLLLTSRSREDFFPLSMQFVTQNNQAYCGVASSIMVLNSLGINAPEIPQYSPYRVFTQDNFFSNEKTKAVIAPEVVARQGITLNELGGLIASYGVKVEVHHASDTSLEQFRKQAAENLKQKGNFVIVNYLRREIGQEKGGHISPLAAYNEQTDRFLIMDVSRYKYPPVWVKTADLWKAMNTVDSVAKKTRGFVFVSKI from the coding sequence ATGAAAAAGTTTATTACAGGAACAATCATCGGACTGTTACTGTCTAGCAGTCAAGTTCTTGCTCAAACCCTCACACTCTCACCTAACCTCATTGGCTTTAATTCCCCAGAAGGAGAAAACCTGTTACTCACAAGTCGTTCAAGAGAAGACTTTTTTCCCTTGAGTATGCAGTTTGTCACGCAAAATAATCAAGCTTATTGTGGTGTAGCTAGTAGTATTATGGTGTTGAATAGTTTGGGAATCAACGCACCAGAAATACCCCAATATTCACCCTATCGTGTATTTACCCAAGATAACTTTTTTAGTAACGAAAAAACCAAAGCTGTCATTGCACCAGAAGTAGTTGCACGCCAAGGCATTACTCTTAATGAATTGGGGGGATTAATAGCTAGTTATGGTGTGAAAGTAGAAGTTCATCATGCTAGTGATACTAGTTTAGAACAATTTAGAAAACAAGCAGCAGAAAATTTAAAACAAAAAGGAAACTTCGTTATAGTTAATTATTTACGTAGAGAAATCGGGCAAGAAAAAGGCGGACACATATCACCTTTAGCAGCATATAACGAACAGACAGATAGATTTTTAATTATGGATGTCTCTCGTTATAAATATCCACCCGTTTGGGTGAAGACAGCAGACTTATGGAAAGCTATGAATACAGTTGATTCAGTTGCCAAAAAAACTCGCGGTTTTGTATTTGTAAGTAAAATTTAA
- a CDS encoding glycine betaine ABC transporter substrate-binding protein — protein MKRFIIFFLLTFTLVLAIASCNTNTITSSGDITVASKDFTEQDILGEILAQQIEDTTNLKVARRPRLGGSFVCHNAIIAGQIDAYIEYTGTAFTGILKQPVINDPKVVYEKLKQAYAQQFKLEVMPSLGFENTFAMIIRGEDARRYNVQTLTQAVQYTPQWRGGFGYEFLEREDGFPGLAKTYNLKFSKPPQIMDLGLIYRALIQKQVDMVAGNSTDGQISRLGLVVLKDDKQYFPPYEATPIIRQETLKKYPQLKNAIAQLTGKISADEMRQLNYLVEGELQDIKEVVREFRKSKGLLKAS, from the coding sequence ATGAAAAGATTTATTATATTTTTTTTATTAACTTTTACTTTGGTGTTGGCGATCGCTAGCTGCAATACTAATACAATTACTAGCAGTGGTGATATTACTGTAGCTTCTAAGGATTTTACTGAACAAGATATTTTAGGCGAGATTTTAGCTCAACAAATTGAAGATACTACTAACTTAAAAGTAGCTCGTCGTCCTCGGTTGGGTGGCTCATTTGTGTGCCATAATGCGATTATTGCTGGGCAAATCGACGCTTATATTGAATATACAGGTACAGCTTTTACGGGAATTTTAAAGCAACCAGTAATTAATGATCCTAAAGTGGTTTATGAGAAACTCAAACAAGCTTATGCTCAACAATTTAAACTAGAAGTCATGCCTAGTTTGGGGTTTGAAAATACCTTCGCTATGATCATCCGAGGCGAAGATGCTCGACGCTACAATGTACAAACCCTCACACAAGCAGTTCAATATACGCCTCAATGGCGTGGTGGTTTTGGCTATGAATTTTTAGAACGGGAAGATGGTTTTCCAGGGTTAGCAAAAACTTACAATTTAAAATTTAGTAAACCTCCCCAAATTATGGACTTGGGTTTAATATATAGAGCATTAATTCAAAAACAAGTCGATATGGTGGCGGGTAATTCCACTGACGGACAAATCTCTCGCTTGGGTTTAGTAGTTTTGAAGGATGATAAACAATATTTTCCGCCTTATGAAGCAACGCCAATTATTAGACAAGAAACTTTAAAAAAATATCCCCAATTAAAAAATGCGATCGCTCAACTAACTGGTAAAATTTCTGCGGACGAAATGCGGCAATTAAATTACCTAGTTGAAGGCGAATTGCAAGACATTAAAGAAGTGGTGCGCGAGTTCCGTAAATCCAAAGGACTTCTCAAGGCTTCCTAG
- a CDS encoding ABC transporter permease, protein MKDFFLIKYAPEILQHTLEHLFLVGVAIAIAIIIGIPLGILITRQKQLRQPILGIANILQTIPSLALFGLLIPVPIIGGIGVIPAIVALTLYSLLPIIRNTYTGITGVDPAIREAGRGMGMTDRQLLLQVEIPLAIGVILAGVRVATVISIGIATIAAAIGAGGLGVFIFRGIAVVNNQLILAGAVPAAVIALLADLLIGWLERKLRVNS, encoded by the coding sequence ATGAAAGATTTCTTTTTAATTAAGTATGCGCCAGAAATTTTACAGCATACCTTGGAGCATTTATTTTTGGTAGGTGTGGCGATCGCGATCGCTATAATTATCGGTATCCCTTTAGGAATTTTAATCACCCGTCAAAAACAACTGCGTCAACCAATCTTAGGTATAGCAAACATTCTCCAAACTATTCCCAGTTTGGCATTATTTGGTTTACTTATCCCCGTTCCTATCATTGGTGGTATTGGTGTCATTCCGGCAATTGTTGCTCTCACTTTGTATTCCTTATTACCTATAATTCGCAACACTTATACGGGGATAACTGGTGTAGATCCGGCAATTCGGGAAGCTGGGCGAGGAATGGGGATGACTGACAGACAATTATTATTACAAGTAGAAATTCCCTTAGCAATAGGGGTAATTTTGGCTGGGGTAAGAGTGGCGACGGTTATATCTATAGGAATTGCAACTATTGCAGCTGCAATTGGTGCTGGTGGTTTAGGAGTGTTTATTTTTCGGGGAATTGCTGTAGTTAATAATCAATTAATTTTAGCTGGGGCTGTGCCTGCGGCGGTAATTGCGTTATTAGCTGATTTGTTAATTGGGTGGTTGGAAAGGAAGTTAAGGGTTAATTCGTAA
- a CDS encoding ATP-binding cassette domain-containing protein — translation MSNTNPATIEFHDVTLSRNNRPLVSHLNFTIYQGEALVLLGRSGSGKTTTMKLINRLFTPTQGEVLFAGKTTTQWDEIKLRRKIGYVIQETGLFPHFTVERNVGLVPSLEGWQPKQIKTRVHELLHLVGLEPAQFAQRYPHELSGGQRQRVGVARALAADPPVLLMDEPFGALDPITRLELQQEFRRLQQDLGKTVVFVTHDIQEAFVLASRIGLMYGGELVVLGTKDEFMASQHPETLAFLQCLRTQ, via the coding sequence ATGTCAAACACAAACCCAGCAACAATTGAATTTCATGATGTTACACTTAGCCGCAACAATCGTCCTTTAGTATCTCATCTCAACTTTACCATCTACCAAGGAGAAGCATTAGTACTACTTGGGCGTAGTGGTAGCGGGAAAACTACTACGATGAAGTTAATTAATCGCCTATTTACTCCCACTCAAGGCGAAGTTTTATTTGCAGGAAAAACTACAACACAATGGGATGAAATTAAACTGCGGCGTAAGATTGGTTATGTAATTCAAGAAACTGGTTTATTTCCCCATTTTACCGTCGAACGCAATGTAGGTTTAGTCCCTAGTTTAGAAGGTTGGCAACCTAAACAAATTAAAACACGGGTTCATGAATTGCTGCATCTGGTAGGCTTAGAACCTGCACAATTCGCCCAACGTTACCCTCATGAATTATCGGGAGGGCAAAGGCAAAGAGTAGGCGTAGCTAGGGCTTTAGCCGCAGATCCCCCAGTTTTGTTGATGGATGAACCTTTCGGCGCACTCGATCCCATCACACGCCTAGAACTGCAACAAGAGTTTCGGCGTTTACAACAAGATTTAGGTAAGACGGTGGTGTTTGTTACCCACGATATTCAAGAAGCCTTTGTTTTAGCCTCAAGAATTGGTTTAATGTATGGGGGAGAATTAGTAGTATTAGGAACTAAGGATGAATTTATGGCTTCCCAACATCCAGAAACTCTTGCTTTCCTGCAATGTCTGCGTACTCAGTGA
- a CDS encoding ABC transporter ATP-binding protein, translating to MVKELAIRTCGLTKQFERHLAVNNVDLEIQAGEVYGLIGPNGAGKTTLIRMLAAAEEPTTGEIYINGEQLRLDKSNPTLKRLLGYLPDDYPLYEDLTVWDYLDYFARLYRLREPRRTQRLHEVLELIQLENKRKSRISTLSRGMKQRLSLARTIIHEPIVLFLDEPVSGLDPIARMQFRQIIKALQEAGMTIFISSHVLSDLAELCTSIGIMELGFLVESASLKELYQRLSQQQIVLSTLDNIELLIGELKHHPLVEYLEPIPDKNSVRVNFSGTQEDCAELLRSLIISGIPITNFHCTQEDLESIFLKLGHKQAS from the coding sequence ATGGTAAAAGAATTAGCTATTCGTACCTGTGGGTTAACCAAGCAATTTGAAAGACACTTGGCTGTCAACAATGTTGATTTAGAAATTCAAGCTGGTGAAGTATATGGACTAATTGGGCCGAATGGTGCAGGTAAGACTACTCTCATCCGTATGTTGGCAGCAGCTGAAGAACCAACTACGGGTGAGATTTATATTAACGGTGAACAGCTACGACTTGACAAGAGTAACCCCACTCTCAAGCGTCTTCTTGGCTACCTACCCGATGACTATCCCCTATACGAAGATTTAACTGTCTGGGATTACTTAGATTATTTTGCACGGTTGTATCGTTTACGCGAACCACGCCGCACTCAACGGCTACATGAAGTTTTGGAACTGATACAACTAGAAAATAAACGCAAAAGCCGAATTTCCACCCTATCGCGGGGGATGAAGCAGCGTTTGAGTTTGGCGCGGACAATTATCCACGAACCCATTGTACTGTTTTTAGATGAGCCTGTTTCTGGGCTTGACCCCATTGCGAGGATGCAGTTTCGGCAAATCATTAAGGCTTTGCAAGAAGCTGGGATGACAATTTTTATTTCTTCCCATGTTTTGAGTGATTTAGCCGAACTTTGTACTTCCATTGGCATTATGGAGTTGGGTTTTTTAGTAGAAAGTGCTTCACTCAAAGAACTTTACCAACGTCTGTCTCAACAACAGATTGTGTTATCAACTTTAGATAATATAGAGTTGCTTATCGGTGAATTAAAGCATCATCCATTGGTGGAATATTTAGAGCCAATTCCTGATAAAAATAGCGTGCGGGTTAATTTTTCTGGGACTCAAGAAGATTGTGCAGAATTATTGCGATCGCTAATTATATCCGGCATTCCCATCACCAATTTTCACTGCACTCAAGAAGACTTAGAAAGTATCTTCTTAAAGTTAGGACACAAACAAGCTTCTTAA
- a CDS encoding alpha/beta hydrolase, with protein sequence MKRFLKYLSLGLLSTVLTAKPGLSAERISLFYPPFGEFSLPVNSLETFAKEGKVDSDLQFYAQRVTPEQLTQLREFLQQRFKVTPTLISQVTYSPIGEQVLQRLGDIVQTDSRQNGFYALRGALIVSASQPQGVSVVNVLRNFPSTNVRLNFSEGVRIVNDLSQLTRTRDKVFASLQQDTLAQTIIANQNEPQLPDLRSPGKFRWQIASFTLNDPQRDRTLPVDLYLPQTTTASTGQPPFPLVVISHGIASDRYSFIYLAEHLASYGFAVAVLEHPGSNAKRFEQYFAGLAGPPQPREFIDRPLDIKILLDELQRLAQSDSRLQGKLNFQQIAAIGQSFGGYTVLSLGGAKINFPQLNRECNPENSSLNVSLLLQCEANKLPPQDYQLQDSRIKAVIAINPITSAVFGESGINQMKLPVMVIAGSQDIFAPPVAEQIRPFTWFPNPNKDLVLIDNATHFTLIGDSPQGNNVLPVPSGLLGPERTAAYSYLNALSVAFLQANLLNRAEYRAYLQPTYTQSISRPPLNLSILQSLSNEELTQIVGSRR encoded by the coding sequence ATGAAAAGGTTTTTGAAGTATCTGAGTCTAGGTTTACTGTCCACTGTTTTGACCGCTAAACCAGGTTTAAGTGCTGAACGCATCAGTCTTTTTTACCCTCCTTTTGGAGAATTTTCTCTACCTGTTAATTCGTTAGAAACTTTTGCTAAGGAAGGAAAGGTTGATAGTGATTTACAATTTTACGCTCAACGTGTAACTCCCGAACAACTGACTCAATTACGAGAATTTCTTCAGCAACGTTTTAAAGTAACGCCTACTTTAATCTCTCAGGTTACTTACTCACCCATCGGTGAACAGGTTTTGCAAAGATTGGGCGATATAGTACAGACTGATTCTCGCCAGAATGGTTTTTATGCTTTGCGTGGCGCACTAATTGTATCAGCTTCTCAACCACAGGGTGTATCAGTTGTTAATGTACTGCGTAATTTTCCTAGCACTAATGTAAGGCTGAATTTTTCAGAAGGCGTGCGAATAGTTAATGACTTATCGCAATTAACTAGAACTAGGGATAAAGTTTTTGCTTCTCTACAACAAGACACTTTAGCCCAGACTATTATTGCTAATCAGAATGAACCTCAATTGCCAGATTTACGATCGCCTGGAAAATTTCGTTGGCAAATAGCCAGCTTTACTCTCAATGATCCTCAGCGCGATCGCACTTTACCTGTAGATTTATATCTACCGCAAACAACTACAGCGAGTACAGGACAGCCGCCCTTTCCCCTCGTTGTCATTTCTCACGGTATCGCTTCAGACCGCTATAGTTTTATTTACCTAGCAGAACATCTAGCATCCTACGGTTTTGCTGTTGCTGTATTAGAACATCCTGGGAGTAACGCTAAACGCTTTGAACAATACTTTGCGGGTTTGGCAGGGCCACCACAACCAAGGGAATTTATTGATCGGCCTTTAGATATCAAAATTCTCTTAGATGAACTCCAGCGTTTAGCACAATCTGATTCTAGACTTCAGGGGAAACTTAATTTTCAGCAAATTGCAGCGATCGGTCAATCCTTTGGCGGTTATACAGTGTTGTCCTTGGGAGGAGCAAAAATTAACTTTCCTCAACTTAACCGAGAGTGTAACCCGGAAAATTCTAGCTTGAATGTCTCTCTATTGTTGCAGTGTGAGGCGAACAAGTTACCACCACAAGATTATCAGTTACAAGATAGCCGCATTAAAGCAGTCATTGCCATTAATCCTATTACGAGTGCTGTTTTTGGTGAAAGTGGTATAAATCAGATGAAACTACCTGTGATGGTGATAGCAGGTAGTCAAGATATTTTCGCCCCACCAGTAGCCGAACAAATTCGCCCTTTTACTTGGTTTCCCAACCCCAACAAAGATTTAGTCTTAATTGACAACGCCACCCATTTCACCCTCATTGGTGACTCACCCCAAGGAAATAATGTCCTACCAGTACCAAGCGGTTTACTTGGCCCTGAAAGGACTGCGGCTTATTCCTATCTCAACGCTTTAAGCGTGGCTTTCCTTCAAGCGAATCTACTCAATCGTGCTGAATATCGTGCTTACTTGCAGCCTACTTACACCCAATCTATTAGTCGCCCTCCTTTGAATCTCAGCATTTTGCAGTCGTTGAGTAACGAAGAATTGACGCAAATTGTAGGAAGTAGGAGATGA
- a CDS encoding GMC oxidoreductase, giving the protein MTANTHYDVIIIGTGAGGGTLAYHLAPSGKKILILERGKFLPREKENWSAREVYQNERYHTQENWYDINDKPFRPGVNYWVGGNTKVYGAALLRLRERDFEQVEHKDGISPAWPLKYQDLEPYYTQAEQLYDVHGQVGVDPTEPPRSNAYPYPPVQHESRMQELAHGFQSVGLHPFNLPLGLKLNEVDQSLGNCIRCNTCDGFPCLTQGKADAEVNCIKPIRHYANITLLTEAKVTRLHTSPSGREVSSVEAEINGEPQLFTSDIVVVACGAINSAALLLRSQNDQHPRGLANSSDQVGRNLMKHVCMAMVQLNTKLNPAVYQKTIAISDFYWGEADFPYPMGLIQNTGNVLADMLPAEAPALLAPLLKLRPEAELKTVADRTVGWWLQTEDLPDPENRVEIKSDRLYLNYKLNNLEASDRLVKRWVKILQQVDRAEHCIPFSLYPRNLMPLQSVGHQCGTCRFGEDPQTSVLDINCRTHDVDNLYVVDGSFFPSSSAVNPTLTIIANSLRVGDHLLARWKS; this is encoded by the coding sequence ATGACAGCCAATACTCATTACGATGTCATCATTATCGGTACTGGCGCGGGAGGAGGTACTTTAGCCTATCATCTCGCTCCCAGTGGCAAGAAAATTTTAATCTTGGAGCGGGGAAAATTCTTACCCAGAGAAAAAGAAAATTGGAGTGCGCGGGAGGTTTACCAAAACGAGCGTTACCACACGCAAGAAAATTGGTACGACATCAACGATAAACCCTTCCGTCCAGGGGTAAATTATTGGGTTGGTGGTAATACCAAAGTTTATGGTGCAGCTTTGTTGCGACTACGAGAACGTGACTTTGAGCAAGTAGAACATAAGGATGGTATTTCTCCAGCATGGCCATTGAAATACCAAGACCTAGAACCTTACTACACTCAAGCAGAGCAACTGTATGATGTTCACGGTCAAGTAGGAGTTGATCCCACCGAACCACCCAGAAGTAACGCCTATCCCTATCCGCCTGTGCAACATGAGTCACGAATGCAGGAACTAGCTCATGGTTTCCAGTCGGTAGGCTTACATCCTTTCAACTTACCATTAGGGTTGAAACTGAATGAAGTTGACCAAAGCTTGGGGAACTGTATTCGTTGTAATACCTGTGATGGCTTTCCCTGCTTAACTCAGGGTAAAGCTGATGCAGAAGTTAACTGCATTAAACCCATTCGCCACTATGCCAATATTACTTTACTCACCGAAGCTAAAGTAACTCGACTACATACCAGTCCTTCAGGTAGGGAAGTTAGCAGCGTCGAAGCCGAAATTAACGGCGAACCGCAGTTATTTACCAGCGATATCGTTGTCGTTGCTTGTGGAGCAATTAATTCTGCTGCATTACTGTTGCGATCGCAAAACGATCAACATCCGCGCGGTTTAGCCAACAGTTCCGATCAGGTGGGACGTAACCTGATGAAGCATGTTTGCATGGCAATGGTACAACTAAACACAAAACTTAACCCTGCTGTTTATCAAAAAACCATTGCTATTAGCGATTTTTACTGGGGCGAAGCCGATTTTCCCTACCCAATGGGTTTGATCCAGAATACAGGTAATGTCTTAGCAGATATGCTACCAGCCGAAGCTCCCGCACTACTGGCTCCACTGTTGAAACTTAGACCAGAAGCAGAGTTAAAAACTGTAGCTGATCGCACCGTTGGCTGGTGGTTGCAGACAGAAGACTTACCAGACCCAGAAAACCGGGTGGAAATTAAAAGCGATCGCCTATATTTAAACTATAAACTCAATAACCTCGAAGCAAGCGATCGCCTGGTAAAACGCTGGGTAAAAATTCTCCAACAAGTTGATCGTGCAGAACATTGTATTCCCTTCAGCCTTTATCCTCGTAACCTGATGCCATTACAATCTGTTGGTCATCAATGTGGCACTTGTCGCTTTGGCGAAGACCCTCAAACCTCAGTTCTGGATATAAATTGCCGTACACATGATGTTGATAACCTCTATGTCGTCGATGGCAGTTTCTTTCCATCTAGTTCGGCAGTTAACCCAACATTAACCATCATTGCCAACTCATTGCGAGTAGGCGATCATTTGTTAGCACGCTGGAAATCATAA
- a CDS encoding MIP/aquaporin family protein yields MTKFSDHLPEYLMEAAELALFMMTAGLFSCVFEYPGSPIHQAIPNGDLRRFLMGVIMGTTAISLIYSPWGKQSGAHMNPAVTLTFYRLGKVKRQDAIFYILFQCLGGLIGISLVAILLGEVFTQSPINYIVTVPGSLGWLVALFAELFIAFVMMMTVLLTSNNQKLNRYTGLFAGFLVMLYVFFEAPLSGFSMNPARSLASALPARVWTAFWIYVIIPPIGMLIASILYQSLFGQKAVKCAKLHHDNHQRCIFRCDYKRNGKMDLSDRLPIPGENL; encoded by the coding sequence ATGACTAAATTTAGCGACCATCTACCAGAATACCTCATGGAAGCCGCAGAATTAGCCCTATTTATGATGACTGCGGGGTTATTTAGTTGTGTGTTTGAATATCCAGGCTCTCCCATTCATCAAGCAATTCCCAATGGAGATTTACGGCGATTTTTGATGGGTGTGATTATGGGTACGACGGCAATTTCTCTCATCTATTCCCCTTGGGGTAAACAATCTGGCGCACACATGAATCCGGCTGTCACCTTGACATTCTATCGTTTAGGAAAAGTTAAACGCCAGGATGCTATTTTCTACATTCTCTTTCAATGTTTGGGTGGGTTAATAGGCATTTCCTTAGTAGCAATACTGTTAGGTGAAGTATTCACCCAATCACCTATAAATTACATCGTCACAGTCCCAGGCAGTTTAGGTTGGCTAGTTGCTTTATTCGCTGAACTATTCATTGCCTTTGTGATGATGATGACCGTTTTATTAACTAGCAACAATCAAAAACTCAACCGCTATACAGGGCTGTTTGCTGGGTTTCTGGTAATGCTTTATGTCTTTTTTGAAGCACCTTTATCTGGTTTCAGTATGAACCCTGCCCGTAGCCTAGCTTCGGCTTTACCTGCAAGGGTTTGGACAGCATTTTGGATATATGTAATTATACCACCTATAGGTATGTTGATTGCATCAATTTTATACCAATCTTTATTCGGTCAAAAAGCCGTCAAATGTGCCAAGCTGCATCACGACAATCATCAGCGTTGTATTTTTCGTTGCGATTACAAGCGTAACGGCAAAATGGATTTAAGCGATCGCCTTCCCATCCCAGGAGAAAATCTATGA
- a CDS encoding MGH1-like glycoside hydrolase domain-containing protein: protein MTPEEIRLQQDRERIAYWKRWGPYLSDRQWGTVREDYSRDGTAWDYFPHDHARSRAYRWGEDGIAGISDNKQRLCLAIALWNGHDPILKERLFGLTGTEGNHGEDVKEYYFYLDNTPSHSYMKCLYKYPQQAFPYAQLVEENQRRGKFEPEFELLDTGIFADNRYFDVFVEYAKAAPEDILMQITITNRSSQAATLHLLPTLWFRKLWQKDGEIDEPFIKVVSSDNNFSLIEAEHPTLETRWLYCQSGAELLFTNNETNYERLFGFSNDSAYVKDGINDYVVNGKTAAVNPQRLGTKFAAHYKLQFAPGETQVLRLRLSDVQTLPDPFGNDFDTIFQTRIAEADEFYQRICPFPLSADERNIQRQAFAGLLWSKQYYNYIVHEWLCGDPGQPPPPPERKAGRNHEWISLFSEDILSMPDKWEYPWFAAWDLAFHLIPFAAIDPDFAKLQLERLTREWYMQPNGQLPAYEWAFGDVNPPVQAWAALRVYEIEQKVYGKGDRAFLQRVFHKLLLNFTWWVNRKDVEGKNVFQGGFLGLDNIGVFDRSKELPTGGHINQADGTSWMGMYCLNMLAIALELAQADSTYEDIASKFFEHFLYIADAINGIGNADISLWNEEDGFYYDALHLPNGEQFPLKVRSMVGLIPLYAVTVLELETLQRFPGFKRRMEWFIRNRPDLKNNVACMETPGIGARRLLAIAYRGKLQRILQRMLDENEFFSNYGIRSVSKYHLEHPYILHQGEHDYCVRYEPAESSTGLFGGNSNWRGPIWFPVNYLIIEALWKFSDYFGDSLKVECPTGSGQEMTLKEVAIALSDRLVAIFQQDSTGRRPVYGGLETFQSDPHWHNYILFHEYFHGDNGAGIGASHQTGWTGLVAMMILHSAECRAQE, encoded by the coding sequence ATGACTCCAGAAGAAATAAGATTGCAACAGGATCGGGAACGTATCGCCTACTGGAAACGCTGGGGGCCTTATCTCAGCGATCGCCAATGGGGTACAGTACGCGAAGATTATAGTCGTGATGGTACTGCCTGGGACTACTTTCCTCACGATCATGCTAGATCGCGGGCTTACCGTTGGGGCGAAGATGGGATCGCTGGTATTTCTGATAATAAGCAACGTTTGTGTTTAGCGATCGCACTTTGGAATGGTCATGATCCCATCCTCAAGGAACGGTTGTTTGGGTTGACGGGAACAGAAGGCAATCACGGTGAGGATGTTAAAGAATATTATTTTTATTTAGACAATACACCCAGCCATTCCTACATGAAATGCTTGTATAAGTATCCCCAACAAGCATTTCCCTATGCGCAACTGGTAGAAGAAAATCAACGCCGTGGCAAATTTGAGCCAGAGTTTGAGCTACTGGATACAGGCATTTTTGCCGATAATCGCTATTTTGATGTGTTTGTAGAATATGCCAAAGCTGCACCAGAAGACATTTTGATGCAAATTACCATCACTAACCGCAGTTCACAAGCCGCCACACTCCATTTACTACCCACACTTTGGTTTCGCAAACTCTGGCAGAAGGATGGGGAAATTGACGAACCATTTATTAAAGTGGTGAGTTCAGATAACAACTTTAGTTTAATTGAAGCAGAGCATCCCACCCTGGAAACTCGCTGGTTGTATTGCCAAAGCGGTGCAGAACTTCTATTTACAAATAACGAAACTAATTACGAAAGATTATTTGGCTTCAGCAATGACTCGGCTTATGTCAAAGATGGTATCAACGATTATGTAGTTAATGGTAAAACAGCAGCCGTCAATCCCCAACGTCTAGGGACAAAATTTGCTGCCCATTACAAATTACAGTTCGCGCCTGGGGAGACTCAAGTATTGCGTCTGCGGTTGAGTGATGTGCAAACATTACCAGACCCCTTTGGTAATGATTTCGATACCATCTTCCAAACGCGGATAGCGGAAGCTGATGAGTTTTACCAACGTATATGTCCTTTTCCCCTGTCCGCAGATGAACGCAATATTCAACGACAGGCGTTTGCCGGCTTGTTGTGGAGTAAGCAGTATTATAACTACATCGTGCATGAGTGGCTGTGTGGCGACCCAGGACAACCACCCCCACCGCCAGAAAGAAAAGCCGGACGCAACCATGAGTGGATTAGTTTATTTAGTGAAGATATTCTCTCCATGCCAGACAAATGGGAATATCCTTGGTTTGCGGCGTGGGATCTAGCTTTTCATCTGATCCCCTTTGCCGCCATCGACCCAGATTTTGCCAAGTTGCAATTAGAACGGCTCACACGAGAATGGTATATGCAGCCAAATGGGCAATTACCGGCTTATGAGTGGGCGTTTGGTGATGTCAATCCCCCTGTACAAGCGTGGGCAGCTTTGCGTGTATATGAGATTGAGCAGAAAGTGTATGGCAAAGGCGATCGCGCTTTTCTGCAAAGGGTCTTTCACAAGCTGTTACTTAACTTTACTTGGTGGGTAAATCGTAAAGATGTCGAAGGTAAGAACGTCTTTCAAGGTGGGTTTTTAGGTCTGGACAATATTGGGGTATTTGACCGCAGCAAGGAATTACCCACAGGCGGACATATTAACCAAGCAGATGGTACAAGCTGGATGGGCATGTACTGTTTAAATATGTTAGCGATCGCCTTAGAACTGGCTCAAGCCGATTCTACCTATGAAGATATTGCCAGCAAATTTTTTGAACATTTTCTTTACATTGCCGATGCCATTAATGGCATTGGCAATGCAGATATTTCCTTGTGGAATGAGGAAGATGGCTTTTACTACGATGCGCTGCACTTACCGAATGGCGAACAATTCCCCCTGAAAGTGCGCTCAATGGTAGGGTTGATTCCTCTCTATGCTGTGACGGTACTGGAGTTAGAAACTTTACAACGTTTTCCTGGTTTCAAGCGGCGGATGGAATGGTTTATTCGTAACCGTCCCGATTTGAAAAACAACGTTGCTTGTATGGAAACACCGGGAATTGGTGCGCGGCGGCTATTGGCGATCGCTTATCGAGGCAAGTTACAACGCATCTTACAACGGATGTTAGACGAGAATGAATTTTTTAGTAACTATGGGATTCGCTCAGTTTCTAAGTACCATCTAGAACATCCCTACATCCTACATCAAGGAGAGCATGATTACTGCGTCCGCTATGAGCCGGCGGAATCGTCTACAGGGTTGTTTGGCGGTAATTCTAACTGGCGTGGGCCGATTTGGTTTCCTGTAAATTACTTAATTATTGAAGCTCTCTGGAAGTTTTCTGACTACTTCGGAGATAGTTTGAAGGTGGAATGTCCTACGGGTTCTGGGCAAGAGATGACGTTAAAAGAAGTTGCGATCGCTCTATCTGATCGACTGGTGGCAATTTTTCAACAAGACTCTACAGGCCGTCGTCCAGTTTATGGTGGTTTGGAAACATTTCAATCTGATCCTCACTGGCACAACTATATCTTATTCCATGAGTATTTTCATGGAGATAACGGAGCCGGGATTGGCGCTAGTCACCAAACGGGTTGGACGGGATTAGTGGCAATGATGATTCTCCACAGCGCTGAGTGTCGGGCGCAGGAGTAG